The region CATATGAATGGATGCTTTTGTTTGTCGAAGGAGTACTTGGAACGGTTCTTGTATTAATTTTTATGCAAAGTATTCCATTATTATCACCAAAACGGTATAAACCTGCTTTAAAAAATGAAGAAATTATATGTATGATCATTTTGCTGGCATCCATCCTTACCGGTACGATTGGCTGGGAAGTATATAATGCGTCTGTCGAGCAGATTTTTTCCCGGTATTTTGTTATGATGCTTGCTTTTGTCGGGGGCGCAGCGATTGGATCAACGGTAGGGGTGGTGGCTGGCCTGATTCTGTCACTTGCAAATGTGGCGAATCTCTATCAGATGAGTTTGCTGGCATTTTCCGGACTTTTGGGAGGACTGCTCAAAGAAGGAAGTAAAGTTGGCGTGGCGATCGGGCTCTTTGTTGGTACGTTTTTGGTCGGGATTTACGGGGCCTCAGATACGTTAATTCCTTCATTAATGGAGTCATCAATAGCGGCACTGTTGTTTTTCCTGACGCCGGCGAGCTGGTTCAGAAAGCTGTCAAAATATATTCCCGGTACGGAGGAGCATTCCAATGAGCAGGAACAGTATCTGCAAAAAGTGCGGAATGTAACGGCCAAGCGTGTGGAACAATTTTCGGACGTTTTTGAAGCGCTCTCAAAAAGTTTCGCCATTTCGGAAAAACCGGCTGAAGATCACCGGCATTCAAGCCGTGAAACGGATTATTTTTTAAGTCAGGTGACCGAAAAGACGTGTCAATCCTGTTTTATGAAAGATCGCTGCTGGCAGAAACAGTTTGACCAAACGTATTCATTAATGGAAGATTTAAAGGATGAATTATCTGAAGGGAATACACCAAACCGGAAACTAATGAGTGATTTTGAAAATCATTGTGTTAAATCGAAAAAAGTGGTTGACACCATTAAAGAGGAAGTATCCTTTTTTGAAGCAAATAAGCAATTGAAAAAACAGGTAATGGAAAGTAAACAGTTTGTTGCGGATCAGCTTCAGGGTGTGTCCGAGGTGATGGAGGATTTTGCATCTGAAATAATGAAGGAACGGCAGCATCACGAACAGCAGGAGATGCAAATTGTTCATATGTTAAAACAAATGGGGATCACGCTTGAAAAGCTGGATATTTACCGGCTGGACAAAGGGAATGTGGATATAGAAATGACCGTTTCCTTCTATGATTATCATGGGGAAGGGTCTAAACTGATTGCCCCGGTTCTATCGGATATATTAAATGAAATGATTGTCGTCAAACATGAAGAAGTATCACCATTTCCAAATGGATATTGTTATCTGATTTTTGGTTCGGCAAAAGAATTTGTTATCGATACGGGAATAGCAAACGCAGCGAAAGGCGGTGGATTAGTTTCCGGTGACAGTTTTAAGACGATCGAGCTTGGTGAAGGTAAATATGCGATGGCAATAAGTGATGGAATGGGAAATGGTCAGCGGGCCAGTGAAGAGAGCAAGGAGACACTACGTTTACTGCAGCAAATCTTACAGACGGGGATTCCTGAGCGGGTCGCTATTAAATCGATTAATTCCATTTTGTCATTGCGTTCCACAGACGAGATGTTTGCAACACTGGATCTGGCTGTTGTGAATTTGCATAATGCATTTGTAAGGTTTTTGAAAATTGGATCGACACCAAGTTTCATTAAACGTGGCAATGAAATGATCAAAGTGGAGGCAAGCAACCTGCCAATGGGAATCATTCAGGAATTCGACGTTGATATCGTCGGGGAGCAGCTGATGAATGAAGATATCCTGATTATGATGAGTGATGGAATATTTGATGGGCCAAAGCATATTGAAAATACAGACGTCTGGATTAAACGTAAGATACGGGAAATGAAAACGGATGATCCTCAGGAAATAGCGGACTTGCTGCTCGAAGAAGTTGTTCGGACCAGGTCAGGAGAAATTGAGGATGATATGACTGTTGTTGCCGCTAAAATTGTTAAAAACTCACCACAGTGGGCATCGATTCCATACTATTCAAATGAAGCGCAGTAAACGGAGCAAGATAGCTTCAGCCTGACGTGCCAGTCAAGGTATATTCTTCCAAACTATTGGTGATGATGATAGTGGAATTAATGGGAGGTATGCTGGATGAAAAAAGGCACGCTAAAGCAAATATTGCTGATTACGGATGGCTGCTCAAATAAAGGTGAAAATCCTGCTGCAACTGCTGCTCTTGCGTATCAGCAGGGAATCTCGGTAAATGTAATCGGAATTATGGAAGACGATCAGACGGAGCAGCCTGAGGGGTTTCAGGAAGTGGAAGAAATTGCAATGTCGGGTGGTGGTGTCAGCCAGATCGTTTATAAGCAATCATTGTCACAAACGGTGAAAACAGTGACACAGCAGGCGATGACACAGACGTTGCAGGGATTTGTTAATAAGGAGTTAAAGCAAATACTGGGCTCCGAACAGTCGATGGAAGATATTGAACCTGAAAAACGTGGAGAAATTATGGAAGTTGTTGAGGATATGGGGGAAACGTGTGATTTGGAAGTGCTTGTAATGGTCGATACAAGTGCAAGTATGCATAACAAACTGCCGACAGTGAAGGAAGCGCTGATTGATCTGTCTGTAAGCTTGAATGCACGCATTGGCCGCAACCGCTTTTGTATTTACAGTTTCCCGGGCAGACGCACCGAAATTCAGAAAGTATTTGACTGGTCACCAAAGCTTGACTCCATTTCAACGGTCTTTCCCAAATTGACCAGTGGGGGGATTACGCCGACAGGACCGGCAATTCGTGAAGCAATCTACCAGTTTAGCCGGAAAAGCTTGTTAAGGAGTTTCGAAGATGAAAATGAACAAGGCACGGAAGAAACCTGGCACTGAACTGCTGCCGGGAACAGTAATTACCGGCAAATGGCATAAAACGCGGTATATAATCAGAAGAAAGCTTGGCAGCGGCGCGGTTGGCAGTGTGTATTTATGTGAATATAACGGAAAAAAAGCGGCATTGAAAATAAGCGAAAACAATGCATCGATAACGATGGAGGTAAATGTCCTTAAAGCGTTTCAAAAGGTCCAGGGAAGCCGCCTTGGGCCTTATTTGCTTGATGTTGATGATGTTGAGTACGGAAGAGGACAAATTTACTCCTTTTATGTGATGGAATACATGCAAGGCGAATTACTGACAAATTTTATTATGCGTCATGGAAATGAGTGGATTGGTGTCTTTTTGCTGCAGCTCCTGGATGATCTGGAACAACTGCATGATAATGGGTGGGTATTTGGTGATTTTAAAACGGAAAACCTGCTTGTCATACCATCACCGCCCAGAGTGCGCTGGATTGATGTTGGCGGGACCACTCAAATCGGCAGGTCTGTTAAGGAGTATACGGAATTTTACGACCGAGGGTATTGGGGGATGGGTACGAGAAAAGCCGAACCAAGCTATGACCTTTTTGCACTTGTCATGGTGTTTTTATCTGTATGTTATCCAAAACGTTTTGAGAAAGGGCCGAATCCAAAGGCTACCCTTATGAAAAAGTTGGATGAGGCCAAGCTGTTATCTGTATATAAAGGTACATTAAAAAGGGCAGTTTTGGGAAGCTATCAATCAAGTGCACAAATGAAAAGTGATGTTACAAAAATATTGAACAATATTCGGGTTTCAAGATCCGGAAACCATTCCGGCAAGGAATCATTACTTGTGGAAACAGGAGGAATCGCAGCTGTCTCGGCACTATTTTACCTCTCATCACTGTTGCTGTAGTGACAGGAACAAATCCGCGCTGGAAATTTGATTCATTCACCGGACGTTTCTGCTTTTGCTGGAAATTGAATATGTGATACGATGGATACAATATGTCGAGAATGTATTTGCAGATAATAAAGTATAAATACTTTCTTGGCAGTTAAGAAAATATAAATACTATCAATGTATAAGCGCAACTAAGGTTTTCGCCATTTGGCAATAAGCCAAGTTTTCTGATATGGAGATGGGTAGGAAAATGATTGAAAAAGTGCAAACGTTTATGAGACAGCATCAGTTGCTGAACGAGAATTCGACTGTATTGATTGGTGTGTCCGGTGGTCCGGATTCCATGGCACTTCTTCATTTTTTTAATACCATCAAAGAAGTCTGGAACTTGACGATTATTGTTGTCTCTGCAGATCATCAGCTGCGCGGTATGGAATCGTTGAATGATCTTGAGTATGTCCGGCAAGTTTGTGACAAATGGAATATTCAATTTGTTGGAACCTCCTTGGATGTACCAACGTATAAGGAAGAGGATAAGCTTGGGACACAGCTTGCAGCCAGAAAACTGAGATATGCATTTTTTGAAGAACAGATGTATCGTTTTAACGCTGATTGTCTTGCGCTTGGACATCATGGTGATGATCAGGTGGAAACAATGCTGATGGCATTTGTACGATCGGCAGATCCGGCATCAATTTCGGGTATTCCTGTTACGCGACGTTTTGCGGGAGGGGTGATTGTCCGGCCATTTCTTTGTTTGACAAAAGATGAGCTGGAGATGTATTGCAGGCAGCATCAAATAGCACCAAGGCGGGATCCTTCCAATGAGGAAACAATTTACACGAGAAACTTTTTTCGAAAACAACTGCTTCCGTTATTTAAAGAAAGAAATCGCAATATACATAATACCGTACAGCATTTAAGTGAAGCACTACAGGAAGATGAGCACTTTTTGACCGATGAGGCAGCGAAGATGGTACAGGAGATCGTGAATGTTGACAGGAAAAATAGGAAAGTCACGTTTCAAAGCACGGAATTTTCCGCATTTCCCCATTCTTTACAAAGACGTGCCTATCATCTAATATTAAATTATCTATATGAAAAATTACCCAAAAATCTGTCGTATGTGCATGAAAGGAAATTTTTCGACTTACTGGCTAAATCATCCGGAAATACACAAATCGATTTTCCTGACAATCTGAAATTAAAGAAAATGTACAAGACATTTGTTTTCAGTTTTGGAGACAATAATAAGAACCCGACACTATCTCCGACAACAATCGAAATTCCGGGAAAGATAAACTGGTATGGCGGGAAAGTGACAGCATTTTACACCGAAATTCCCGATGAAAGATCCGATATGTGTTATGCATGTGGCAGTGAAGAGGTTGCTTTGCCATTACATATTCGAACACGCCGGGATGGAGACAGAATGTACTGGCGGGGACTGCAGGGAAGCAAGAAATTAAAAGATATTTTTATCGATGCAAAAGTGCCGCTGCCGGAACGGGATACGTGGCCCGTAATTGTCGATGATAACGGAGCAGTTCTATGGCTTGTTGGGCTTAAGAAAGGTATTCCCGCTCGGCAATTGGAGAATAATGACACATATATTCAGCTGGTTTTTCGAAGATAAGCGTATAAAACGTTATTACTGCATAAATGCAACTAAGGCTGTTATCTAAAGGGTTGGTGACAACCGGGTTTTCTAAAAAAGAGTAATTCGCAGGAGGGGCAACATGCATAGTGATATTGAAAAAATATTAATTACAGAGGAAGAGATTGCACAAAAATGTGCAGACCTTGGAAAACAGCTTACCGAGGAATATGATGGCAGGTTCCCGTTGGCAATTGGCGTGCTGAAAGGAGCAATGCCTTTCATGTCAGACATCCTGCGTCGGGTGGAAACACATCTGGAAATGGATTTTATGGATGTATCCAGCTATGGCGGCAAAATGCGATCTTCTGGTGAGGTTAAGATTGTAAAAGACCTGGATACGAAAGTGGAAGGCCGTGATTTGCTGATCATTGAGGATATTATCGACAGTGGGCTGACACTGAGTTATTTGGTGGATCTGTTTAAGTACCGGAAAGCAAACTCCATCAAAATTGTTACCCTGCTTGATAAACCGTCCGGACGTACGGCACATATTAAAGCGGACATAATCGGTTTTGAGGTGCCAAATGAATTTGTTGTAGGCTATGGACTTGATTATGAGGAAAAATACCGCAACCTCCCATATATCGGAGTGCTGAAGCCAAAGATCTATGGCGGCGAAGAATAACCGTCACAATCATATTTGATAGCTTTT is a window of Virgibacillus ihumii DNA encoding:
- the spoIIE gene encoding stage II sporulation protein E, translating into MMDSIPRAESKGIGVNNNQLHRLRMKVSSKTKSLLFERGWLFYLVGFLLGRAVILEAVSPFAVAFLATIWIIHRDKAAKVMLAVIAGALTFSVFHGIYIALAMTSFIFLAGIFKQVRNQQVFIPLFVFLSAVAPRLCVYSITGQLSSYEWMLLFVEGVLGTVLVLIFMQSIPLLSPKRYKPALKNEEIICMIILLASILTGTIGWEVYNASVEQIFSRYFVMMLAFVGGAAIGSTVGVVAGLILSLANVANLYQMSLLAFSGLLGGLLKEGSKVGVAIGLFVGTFLVGIYGASDTLIPSLMESSIAALLFFLTPASWFRKLSKYIPGTEEHSNEQEQYLQKVRNVTAKRVEQFSDVFEALSKSFAISEKPAEDHRHSSRETDYFLSQVTEKTCQSCFMKDRCWQKQFDQTYSLMEDLKDELSEGNTPNRKLMSDFENHCVKSKKVVDTIKEEVSFFEANKQLKKQVMESKQFVADQLQGVSEVMEDFASEIMKERQHHEQQEMQIVHMLKQMGITLEKLDIYRLDKGNVDIEMTVSFYDYHGEGSKLIAPVLSDILNEMIVVKHEEVSPFPNGYCYLIFGSAKEFVIDTGIANAAKGGGLVSGDSFKTIELGEGKYAMAISDGMGNGQRASEESKETLRLLQQILQTGIPERVAIKSINSILSLRSTDEMFATLDLAVVNLHNAFVRFLKIGSTPSFIKRGNEMIKVEASNLPMGIIQEFDVDIVGEQLMNEDILIMMSDGIFDGPKHIENTDVWIKRKIREMKTDDPQEIADLLLEEVVRTRSGEIEDDMTVVAAKIVKNSPQWASIPYYSNEAQ
- a CDS encoding VWA domain-containing protein; the encoded protein is MKKGTLKQILLITDGCSNKGENPAATAALAYQQGISVNVIGIMEDDQTEQPEGFQEVEEIAMSGGGVSQIVYKQSLSQTVKTVTQQAMTQTLQGFVNKELKQILGSEQSMEDIEPEKRGEIMEVVEDMGETCDLEVLVMVDTSASMHNKLPTVKEALIDLSVSLNARIGRNRFCIYSFPGRRTEIQKVFDWSPKLDSISTVFPKLTSGGITPTGPAIREAIYQFSRKSLLRSFEDENEQGTEETWH
- a CDS encoding protein kinase domain-containing protein, yielding MKMNKARKKPGTELLPGTVITGKWHKTRYIIRRKLGSGAVGSVYLCEYNGKKAALKISENNASITMEVNVLKAFQKVQGSRLGPYLLDVDDVEYGRGQIYSFYVMEYMQGELLTNFIMRHGNEWIGVFLLQLLDDLEQLHDNGWVFGDFKTENLLVIPSPPRVRWIDVGGTTQIGRSVKEYTEFYDRGYWGMGTRKAEPSYDLFALVMVFLSVCYPKRFEKGPNPKATLMKKLDEAKLLSVYKGTLKRAVLGSYQSSAQMKSDVTKILNNIRVSRSGNHSGKESLLVETGGIAAVSALFYLSSLLL
- the tilS gene encoding tRNA lysidine(34) synthetase TilS, with the protein product MIEKVQTFMRQHQLLNENSTVLIGVSGGPDSMALLHFFNTIKEVWNLTIIVVSADHQLRGMESLNDLEYVRQVCDKWNIQFVGTSLDVPTYKEEDKLGTQLAARKLRYAFFEEQMYRFNADCLALGHHGDDQVETMLMAFVRSADPASISGIPVTRRFAGGVIVRPFLCLTKDELEMYCRQHQIAPRRDPSNEETIYTRNFFRKQLLPLFKERNRNIHNTVQHLSEALQEDEHFLTDEAAKMVQEIVNVDRKNRKVTFQSTEFSAFPHSLQRRAYHLILNYLYEKLPKNLSYVHERKFFDLLAKSSGNTQIDFPDNLKLKKMYKTFVFSFGDNNKNPTLSPTTIEIPGKINWYGGKVTAFYTEIPDERSDMCYACGSEEVALPLHIRTRRDGDRMYWRGLQGSKKLKDIFIDAKVPLPERDTWPVIVDDNGAVLWLVGLKKGIPARQLENNDTYIQLVFRR
- the hpt gene encoding hypoxanthine phosphoribosyltransferase; translated protein: MHSDIEKILITEEEIAQKCADLGKQLTEEYDGRFPLAIGVLKGAMPFMSDILRRVETHLEMDFMDVSSYGGKMRSSGEVKIVKDLDTKVEGRDLLIIEDIIDSGLTLSYLVDLFKYRKANSIKIVTLLDKPSGRTAHIKADIIGFEVPNEFVVGYGLDYEEKYRNLPYIGVLKPKIYGGEE